One genomic window of Notamacropus eugenii isolate mMacEug1 chromosome 6, mMacEug1.pri_v2, whole genome shotgun sequence includes the following:
- the PCDH7 gene encoding protocadherin-7 isoform X5 gives MLKMRTMGLVRGWCCWCLCCFLLPVSVTLAAAKQLLRYRLAEEGPADVRIGNVASDLGIVTGSGEVTFSLESGSEYLKIDNITGELSTSERRIDREKLPQCQMIFDENECFLDFEVSVIGPSQSWVDLFEGRVIVLDINDNTPTFPSPVLTLTVEENRPVGTLYLLPTATDRDFGRNGIERYELLQEPGGGGGGGGGGGESRRGGAIESAPYPGGGGGGSGGPGSSKRRLEASEGGGGSSASGNGARSTVFELQVADTPDGEKQPQLIVKGALDREQRDSYELTLRVRDGGDPPRSSQAILRVLITDVNDNSPRFEKSVYEADLAENSTPGTPILQLRAADLDVGVNGQIEYVFGAATENVRRLLRLDETTGWLSVLHRIDREEVNQLRFTVMARDRGQPPKTDKATVVLNIKDENDNVPSIEIRKIGRIPLKDGVANVAEDVLVDTPIALVQVSDRDQGENGVVTCTVVGDVPFQLKPASDTEGDQNKKKYFLHTSAPLDYESTREYNVVIVAVDSGSPSLSSNNSLVVKVGDTNDNPPVFDQSVVEVYFPENNIPGERVATVVATDADSGKNAEIAYSLDSSVVGIFAIDPDSGDILVNTVLDREQNDRYEFKVTAKDKGIPVLQGSTTVIVQVADKNDNDPKFMQDVFTFYVKENLQPNSPVGMVTVMDADKGRNAEMSLYIEEDSNIFSIENDTGTIYSTTAFDREHQTTYTFKVKAVDGGDPPRSATATVSLFVMDENDNAPTVTFPNNISYTLLPPSSNVRTVVATVLATDSDTGVNADLNYSIVGGNPFKLFEIDATSGVVSLVGKLAQKHYGLHRLVVQVNDSGQPSQSTTTLVHVFVNESVSNATVVDSQITRSLHTPLTQDIAGDPTYEISKQRLSIVIGVVAGIMTVILIILIVVMARYCRSKNKNGYEAGKKDHEDFFTPQQHDKSKKPKKDKKNKKSKQPLYSSIVTVEASKPNGQRYDSVNEKLSDSPSMGRYRSVNGGPGSPDLARHYKSSSPLPTVQLHPQSPTAGKKHQAVQDLPPANTFVGAGDNISIGSDHCSEYSCQTNNKYSKQVDSVQTTQPSGHIEESCNMNVCARK, from the coding sequence ATGCTCAAAATGCGGACTATGGGCTTGGTGCGCGGCTGGTGCTGCTGGTGCCTATGCTGTTTCCTCCTGCCGGTCTCGGTCACCCTAGCCGCCGCCAAGCAGCTCCTGAGATACCGGTTGGCTGAGGAAGGACCCGCGGATGTCCGCATCGGGAACGTGGCTTCAGACCTGGGCATCGTGACCGGTTCCGGAGAGGTGACTTTCAGTCTGGAGTCGGGCTCCGAGTACCTTAAGATCGACAACATCACCGGGGAGCTGAGCACCAGCGAGCGCCGCATCGACCGCGAAAAGCTCCCCCAGTGTCAGATGATCTTCGACGAGAATGAGTGCTTCCTGGACTTCGAGGTCTCGGTGATCGGCCCCTCTCAGAGCTGGGTGGACCTTTTTGAGGGCCGGGTCATCGTGCTGGACATTAACGACAACACCCCTACCTTCCCCTCTCCGGTCCTCACTCTCACAGTGGAGGAGAACCGGCCGGTGGGAACCCTCTATCTCCTCCCTACCGCTACCGACCGCGACTTCGGCCGTAATGGCATCGAGCGCTATGAGCTGCTTCAGGAGCCTGGGGGCGGCGGGGGCGGCGGGGGTGGCGGCGGAGAAAGTCGTCGCGGAGGGGCGATCGAGAGCGCCCCCTACCCCGGGGGTGGCGGCGGGGGCAGCGGTGGCCCGGGCAGCTCCAAGCGGCGACTGGAGGCGTCCGAGGGCGGCGGGGGCAGCAGCGCCTCGGGCAACGGGGCCCGGAGCACGGTGTTCGAGTTGCAGGTGGCTGACACTCCGGATGGTGAGAAACAGCCGCAGCTGATCGTCAAGGGGGCGCTGGACCGGGAGCAGCGGGACTCGTACGAACTGACCCTGAGGGTGCGGGACGGAGGCGACCCTCCGCGCTCCTCTCAAGCCATCCTGCGGGTGCTGATCACCGACGTGAACGACAACAGCCCCCGCTTCGAGAAGAGCGTGTACGAGGCTGATCTGGCTGAGAACAGCACCCCCGGCACCCCGATACTGCAGCTTCGCGCAGCCGACCTGGACGTGGGAGTGAATGGTCAGATCGAATATGTCTTCGGGGCCGCCACCGAGAACGTCAGGCGGTTGCTCAGGCTGGACGAAACTACAGGCTGGCTTAGTGTCCTGCACCGCATCGACCGAGAGGAGGTGAACCAGCTACGCTTCACGGTCATGGCCCGGGATCGGGGGCAGCCCCCGAAGACCGACAAGGCTACCGTGGTGCTCAATATCAAAGACGAGAACGACAACGTGCCGTCCATCGAGATCCGCAAAATCGGGCGCATCCCGCTTAAGGACGGGGTGGCCAACGTGGCCGAAGACGTTTTGGTAGACACCCCCATAGCCCTGGTGCAGGTGTCGGATAGAGACCAAGGGGAAAACGGGGTGGTCACCTGCACCGTGGTGGGGGATGTGCCCTTCCAGCTTAAGCCGGCCAGCGACACGGAGGGTGaccaaaacaagaaaaagtacTTCCTACATACTTCAGCCCCCCTGGACTACGAGAGCACCCGGGAATACAATGTTGTCATAGTGGCGGTGGACTCGGGCAGCCCGAGTCTTTCCAGTAACAATTCCCTAGTGGTGAAGGTCGGAGACACCAATGACAATCCCCCAGTATTTGACCAGTCGGTGGTGGAGGTCTATTTCCCTGAGAACAACATTCCTGGGGAGAGGGTGGCCACAGTAGTGGCCACAGACGCTGACAGTGGTAAGAATGCGGAGATCGCATACTCCCTGGACTCCTCCGTAGTGGGGATATTTGCGATTGATCCGGACTCTGGGGATATCCTAGTAAATACTGTGCTGGACCGGGAGCAGAATGATAGGTATGAGTTTAAAGTAACTGCCAAAGACAAAGGCATTCCAGTCCTCCAGGGCAGCACCACTGTGATAGTGCAGGTGGCTGATAAGAATGACAATGATCCTAAGTTTATGCAGgatgtttttactttttatgtgaaagaaaatttgCAGCCCAATAGCCCAGTAGGGATGGTCACTGTAATGGATGCTGACAAAGGGCGAAATGCAGAAATGAGCTTGTACATTGAAGAGGAcagtaacattttctccattgaaAATGACACAGGAACAATTTACTCTACTACAGCTTTTGACCGGGAGCATCAGACTACATACACCTTCAAAGTGAAGGCAGTAGATGGAGGAGATCCTCCAAGGTCGGCCACAGCCACTGTATCTCTTTTTGTGATGGATGAAAATGACAATGCCCCCACTGTTACCTTTCCTAACAACATCTCTTACACTTTACTGCCACCTTCAAGTAATGTAAGAACAGTGGTGGCCACAGTGCTGGCAACAGACAGTGACACTGGTGTAAATGCAGATCTTAACTATAGTATTGTGGGAGGAAATCCCTTCAAGTTGTTTGAAATTGATGCCACTAGTGGGGTTGTGTCCTTAGTGGGGAAGCTGGCCCAGAAACATTATGGCTTGCATCGTTTAGTAGTACAAGTCAATGACAGTGGACAGCCTTCACAATCCACCACAACTTTGGTACACGTCTTTGTCAACGAAAGTGTTTCAAATGCTACCGTGGTCGACTCCCAAATAACCCGAAGTTTGCACACCCCATTAACTCAAGATATTGCTGGTGACCCTACTTATGAAATTAGCAAACAGAGACTGAGTATTGTAATAGGGGTTGTTGCTGGGATCATGACAGTCATCCTGATTATCTTGATTGTAGTAATGGCAAGGTACTGCAggtccaaaaataaaaatggatatgAGGCAGGTAAAAAAGATCATGAGGACTTTTTTACACCCCAGCAGCATGACAAATCTAAAAAGCCtaaaaaggacaagaaaaataaaaaatcaaagcaaCCTCTCTACAGCAGCATTGTAACAGTAGAGGCTTCTAAACCAAATGGACAAAGGTATGATAGTGTCAATGAAAAGCTCTCAGATAGCCCTAGCATGGGACGATACCGGTCAGTCAATGGAGGTCCAGGAAGTCCTGACCTCGCAAGGCATTACAAATCCAGTTCTCCACTGCCTACTGTCCAACTTCATCCCCAGTCACCAACTGCTGGAAAAAAACACCAGGCCGTACAAGATCTACCACCAGCTAACACTTTTGTGGGAGCAGGAGACAACATTTCCATCGGATCAGATCATTGTTCTGAGTACAGCTGTCAAACCAATAACAAGTACAGCAAACAG
- the PCDH7 gene encoding protocadherin-7 isoform X3, whose protein sequence is MLKMRTMGLVRGWCCWCLCCFLLPVSVTLAAAKQLLRYRLAEEGPADVRIGNVASDLGIVTGSGEVTFSLESGSEYLKIDNITGELSTSERRIDREKLPQCQMIFDENECFLDFEVSVIGPSQSWVDLFEGRVIVLDINDNTPTFPSPVLTLTVEENRPVGTLYLLPTATDRDFGRNGIERYELLQEPGGGGGGGGGGGESRRGGAIESAPYPGGGGGGSGGPGSSKRRLEASEGGGGSSASGNGARSTVFELQVADTPDGEKQPQLIVKGALDREQRDSYELTLRVRDGGDPPRSSQAILRVLITDVNDNSPRFEKSVYEADLAENSTPGTPILQLRAADLDVGVNGQIEYVFGAATENVRRLLRLDETTGWLSVLHRIDREEVNQLRFTVMARDRGQPPKTDKATVVLNIKDENDNVPSIEIRKIGRIPLKDGVANVAEDVLVDTPIALVQVSDRDQGENGVVTCTVVGDVPFQLKPASDTEGDQNKKKYFLHTSAPLDYESTREYNVVIVAVDSGSPSLSSNNSLVVKVGDTNDNPPVFDQSVVEVYFPENNIPGERVATVVATDADSGKNAEIAYSLDSSVVGIFAIDPDSGDILVNTVLDREQNDRYEFKVTAKDKGIPVLQGSTTVIVQVADKNDNDPKFMQDVFTFYVKENLQPNSPVGMVTVMDADKGRNAEMSLYIEEDSNIFSIENDTGTIYSTTAFDREHQTTYTFKVKAVDGGDPPRSATATVSLFVMDENDNAPTVTFPNNISYTLLPPSSNVRTVVATVLATDSDTGVNADLNYSIVGGNPFKLFEIDATSGVVSLVGKLAQKHYGLHRLVVQVNDSGQPSQSTTTLVHVFVNESVSNATVVDSQITRSLHTPLTQDIAGDPTYEISKQRLSIVIGVVAGIMTVILIILIVVMARYCRSKNKNGYEAGKKDHEDFFTPQQHDKSKKPKKDKKNKKSKQPLYSSIVTVEASKPNGQRYDSVNEKLSDSPSMGRYRSVNGGPGSPDLARHYKSSSPLPTVQLHPQSPTAGKKHQAVQDLPPANTFVGAGDNISIGSDHCSEYSCQTNNKYSKQPFRRVTFSVVSQPQDPHQGSLQSCYDSGLEESETPSSKSSSGPRLGALPLPEDNYERTTPDGSVGEAEHMENGVAAITTFPLLPFPHGKTHGRRALLRPLH, encoded by the coding sequence ATGCTCAAAATGCGGACTATGGGCTTGGTGCGCGGCTGGTGCTGCTGGTGCCTATGCTGTTTCCTCCTGCCGGTCTCGGTCACCCTAGCCGCCGCCAAGCAGCTCCTGAGATACCGGTTGGCTGAGGAAGGACCCGCGGATGTCCGCATCGGGAACGTGGCTTCAGACCTGGGCATCGTGACCGGTTCCGGAGAGGTGACTTTCAGTCTGGAGTCGGGCTCCGAGTACCTTAAGATCGACAACATCACCGGGGAGCTGAGCACCAGCGAGCGCCGCATCGACCGCGAAAAGCTCCCCCAGTGTCAGATGATCTTCGACGAGAATGAGTGCTTCCTGGACTTCGAGGTCTCGGTGATCGGCCCCTCTCAGAGCTGGGTGGACCTTTTTGAGGGCCGGGTCATCGTGCTGGACATTAACGACAACACCCCTACCTTCCCCTCTCCGGTCCTCACTCTCACAGTGGAGGAGAACCGGCCGGTGGGAACCCTCTATCTCCTCCCTACCGCTACCGACCGCGACTTCGGCCGTAATGGCATCGAGCGCTATGAGCTGCTTCAGGAGCCTGGGGGCGGCGGGGGCGGCGGGGGTGGCGGCGGAGAAAGTCGTCGCGGAGGGGCGATCGAGAGCGCCCCCTACCCCGGGGGTGGCGGCGGGGGCAGCGGTGGCCCGGGCAGCTCCAAGCGGCGACTGGAGGCGTCCGAGGGCGGCGGGGGCAGCAGCGCCTCGGGCAACGGGGCCCGGAGCACGGTGTTCGAGTTGCAGGTGGCTGACACTCCGGATGGTGAGAAACAGCCGCAGCTGATCGTCAAGGGGGCGCTGGACCGGGAGCAGCGGGACTCGTACGAACTGACCCTGAGGGTGCGGGACGGAGGCGACCCTCCGCGCTCCTCTCAAGCCATCCTGCGGGTGCTGATCACCGACGTGAACGACAACAGCCCCCGCTTCGAGAAGAGCGTGTACGAGGCTGATCTGGCTGAGAACAGCACCCCCGGCACCCCGATACTGCAGCTTCGCGCAGCCGACCTGGACGTGGGAGTGAATGGTCAGATCGAATATGTCTTCGGGGCCGCCACCGAGAACGTCAGGCGGTTGCTCAGGCTGGACGAAACTACAGGCTGGCTTAGTGTCCTGCACCGCATCGACCGAGAGGAGGTGAACCAGCTACGCTTCACGGTCATGGCCCGGGATCGGGGGCAGCCCCCGAAGACCGACAAGGCTACCGTGGTGCTCAATATCAAAGACGAGAACGACAACGTGCCGTCCATCGAGATCCGCAAAATCGGGCGCATCCCGCTTAAGGACGGGGTGGCCAACGTGGCCGAAGACGTTTTGGTAGACACCCCCATAGCCCTGGTGCAGGTGTCGGATAGAGACCAAGGGGAAAACGGGGTGGTCACCTGCACCGTGGTGGGGGATGTGCCCTTCCAGCTTAAGCCGGCCAGCGACACGGAGGGTGaccaaaacaagaaaaagtacTTCCTACATACTTCAGCCCCCCTGGACTACGAGAGCACCCGGGAATACAATGTTGTCATAGTGGCGGTGGACTCGGGCAGCCCGAGTCTTTCCAGTAACAATTCCCTAGTGGTGAAGGTCGGAGACACCAATGACAATCCCCCAGTATTTGACCAGTCGGTGGTGGAGGTCTATTTCCCTGAGAACAACATTCCTGGGGAGAGGGTGGCCACAGTAGTGGCCACAGACGCTGACAGTGGTAAGAATGCGGAGATCGCATACTCCCTGGACTCCTCCGTAGTGGGGATATTTGCGATTGATCCGGACTCTGGGGATATCCTAGTAAATACTGTGCTGGACCGGGAGCAGAATGATAGGTATGAGTTTAAAGTAACTGCCAAAGACAAAGGCATTCCAGTCCTCCAGGGCAGCACCACTGTGATAGTGCAGGTGGCTGATAAGAATGACAATGATCCTAAGTTTATGCAGgatgtttttactttttatgtgaaagaaaatttgCAGCCCAATAGCCCAGTAGGGATGGTCACTGTAATGGATGCTGACAAAGGGCGAAATGCAGAAATGAGCTTGTACATTGAAGAGGAcagtaacattttctccattgaaAATGACACAGGAACAATTTACTCTACTACAGCTTTTGACCGGGAGCATCAGACTACATACACCTTCAAAGTGAAGGCAGTAGATGGAGGAGATCCTCCAAGGTCGGCCACAGCCACTGTATCTCTTTTTGTGATGGATGAAAATGACAATGCCCCCACTGTTACCTTTCCTAACAACATCTCTTACACTTTACTGCCACCTTCAAGTAATGTAAGAACAGTGGTGGCCACAGTGCTGGCAACAGACAGTGACACTGGTGTAAATGCAGATCTTAACTATAGTATTGTGGGAGGAAATCCCTTCAAGTTGTTTGAAATTGATGCCACTAGTGGGGTTGTGTCCTTAGTGGGGAAGCTGGCCCAGAAACATTATGGCTTGCATCGTTTAGTAGTACAAGTCAATGACAGTGGACAGCCTTCACAATCCACCACAACTTTGGTACACGTCTTTGTCAACGAAAGTGTTTCAAATGCTACCGTGGTCGACTCCCAAATAACCCGAAGTTTGCACACCCCATTAACTCAAGATATTGCTGGTGACCCTACTTATGAAATTAGCAAACAGAGACTGAGTATTGTAATAGGGGTTGTTGCTGGGATCATGACAGTCATCCTGATTATCTTGATTGTAGTAATGGCAAGGTACTGCAggtccaaaaataaaaatggatatgAGGCAGGTAAAAAAGATCATGAGGACTTTTTTACACCCCAGCAGCATGACAAATCTAAAAAGCCtaaaaaggacaagaaaaataaaaaatcaaagcaaCCTCTCTACAGCAGCATTGTAACAGTAGAGGCTTCTAAACCAAATGGACAAAGGTATGATAGTGTCAATGAAAAGCTCTCAGATAGCCCTAGCATGGGACGATACCGGTCAGTCAATGGAGGTCCAGGAAGTCCTGACCTCGCAAGGCATTACAAATCCAGTTCTCCACTGCCTACTGTCCAACTTCATCCCCAGTCACCAACTGCTGGAAAAAAACACCAGGCCGTACAAGATCTACCACCAGCTAACACTTTTGTGGGAGCAGGAGACAACATTTCCATCGGATCAGATCATTGTTCTGAGTACAGCTGTCAAACCAATAACAAGTACAGCAAACAG